One Aegilops tauschii subsp. strangulata cultivar AL8/78 chromosome 7, Aet v6.0, whole genome shotgun sequence genomic window carries:
- the LOC109784740 gene encoding hydrophobic protein RCI2A: MSYSGGCSTCLEIVFAAVLPPLGVFFRYGWCSSEFFISLPLTILGYVPGIIYSVYVILKTPPELPSIDGDRPYYILA; this comes from the exons ATGAGCTACTCCGGCGGCTGCTCGACGTGCCTGGAGATCGTCTTCGCCGCCGTGCTCCCGCCGCTCGGCGTCTTCTTCCGGTACGGCTGGTGCAGC TCGGAGTTCTTCATCTCGCTGCCGCTGACGATACTCGGCTACGTCCCCGGCATCATCTACTCCGTCTATGTCATCCTGAAGACGCCGCCGGAGCTGCCGAGCATCGACGGCGACCGGCCATACTACATCCTCGCCTAA